GGGCGGCCGGTTTACGTACCACCGGGGCATGGGGCTCGTCAAGGAAGTATTCGATAAGCACCGGCTCGACGCGCTCGAAGGCAACATGGCGATCGGCCACGTCCGTTATTCGACCGCCGGCGAGAGCCGGCTGGCGAATGCGCAGCCGCTCGTCTTTAAATACCGTTCCGGGGATCTGGCCGTAGCGACGAACGGCAACATCGTCAACGCTCCCGCCATCCGGGAGGAGCTGGAGGAGCTCGGGTCGATTTTCCAAACAACGAGCGATACAGAGGTTATCGCCCACCTGATCGCCCGTTCGGGCAAAGACTTCGTTACGGCGGCGAAAGAAGCGCTGCAGCGGATTATCGGCGGCTTCGCGTTCCTGATCATGACGAACGACATGCTGCTCGTCGCGTCCGATGCCCACGGCCTTCGCCCGCTGGTGATGGGCAAGCTCGGCAAGGGCTTCGTCTTCGCTTCGGAGACGTGCGCGCTCGAGACGGTCGGAGCCGAATACGTCCGCGACGTTCAGCCGGGCGAGCTGCTCGTTCTGGACCGCGACGGCCTGCGCGAGGACCGTTTTGCGGACAATGCGCAGCGCGCGACATGCGCGATGGAATATATTTATTTTGCCCGGCCGGACAGCGACATTAACGGCATTAACCTTCATTCCTCCCGCAAACGGATGGGTCAGCAGCTAGCGATCGAATCGTTCGTCGACGCGGATATCGTGACCGGCGTCCCGGACTCGAGCATCTCGGCGGCGATCGGCTATGCGGAGCAGACGGGCATTCCGTACGAGCTGGGGCTGATCAAAAACAAGTACACCGGCCGCACGTTTATCCAGCCGTCCCAGGAGCTTCGCGAGAAGGGCGTGAAAATGAAGCTGTCCGCCGTCCGCAAGGTCGTCGAGGGCAAGCGCGTCGTCATGATCGACGATTCGATCGTGCGCGGCACGACGTCGCTGCGCATCGTGAACATGCTGCGGGAAGCGGGCGCGACCGAGGTGCATGTGCGCATTTCGTCGCCGCCGTTCGCGAATCCGTGCTACTACGGCATCGACACGCCGGACCGCAAGCAGCTGATCGCCTCGCAGAAAACGGTGGAGGAAATCCGCAGGGCGATCAACGCGGACTCGCTTTATTTTCTGAGCGAGGAAGGGCTGGTCGAGGCGATCGGCGGCAACGACGGGCTGAAAAATCGCGGCTTGTGCATGGCCTGCTTCAACAACGATTATCCGACCGAGGTCGACGAAAGCTCGGACAAGAGCTGCAGCTGCTGACGCGCACTTTGCGGGCAGCGTTAACCGTGGAGCCTCGGCGGAGCAGGCGCGCACTGGATTTCGCGAATATGCCCCGGTCCGCATAACGGTGTGGCCGGGTTTGCTCCGGCATGCTCGCCGGGGCAAGCCCATCCTCCTAACGGCTGCGGTCGGGATCGCTCCGGCAATGCTTGCTGCGGTAAGGCGACTTACGGCTGTGGCCGGGGCCGCTCCGGCAATGCTCGCCGTGGTAAGGCGACTTACGGCTGCCGCCGGGATCGCGCCCGGTTTCTCGCCGCGACGATTCGAACGGGAATATGTGATGACATCCTCTTTTTACGGGATGAAGCTTTAACAAGGTGAACGATAAAGGAGCTGAACCAGGTGGCAGAAGCGTACAAACAAGCCGGCGTCGATATCGCGGCGGGCAACGAAGCGGTCGAACGGATGAAAAAGCACGTAAGGAAAACGTTCCGCCCCGAAGTGCTGACCGAGCTCGGCGGCTTCGGCGCACTGTTCGGGCTGAACAAGGACAAGTACGAGGAGCCGGTTCTCGTCTCGGGCACCGACGGCGTCGGCACGAAGCTGAAGGTCGCCTTTGCCATGGACAAGCACGACACGATCGGCATCGACGCGGTGGCGATGTGCGTGAACGATATCGTCGTGCAGGGCGCGGAACCGCTTTTTTTCCTCGACTATCTGGCGTGCGGCAAGGTGGTGCCGGAGCGAATCGAGGCGATCGTCAAAGGCATTTCGGACGGCTGCGTACAGTCGGGCTGCGCCCTGATCGGCGGCGAGACGGCGGAAATGCCCGGCATGTATCAAGGGGACGAGTACGATATCGCGGGCTTCGCGGTCGGCATCGTCGATCGCAAAAAGATCATCGACGGCAAATCGATTGCGCCGGGCGACGCGATTATCGGCCTCGCTTCCAGCGGCATTCACAGCAACGGCTTCTCGCTCGTGCGCCGGCTGCTCCTTGAGCAAAGCGGCTACAGCCTGGACCAGGCGGTGCCGGAGCTCGAAGGCCGGAAGCTCGGCGAGGTCATTCTCGAGCCGACGCGCATCTACGTCCAATCGGCTCTGGAGCTCACGCGCCGCGTGCAGGTGAAGGGCATGGCCCACATCACCGGCGGCGGCTTTATCGAAAATATTCCGCGCGTGCTGCCCGAGGGCGTGAACGCGCACATCGATTACGGCTCCTGGCCGATCCAGCCGATATTCAAGCTGATGCAGGCAAAAGGCGCCATTACGAATCGCGACATGTTCACGACGTTCAACATGGGCATCGGCATGGTTGTCGTCGTCCCGGCCGAACAGGCGGAGGAAGCGCTGCGCGCCGCCCGCGAGTTCGGCGAGGACGCGTACAGGATCGGAACGGTGACGGAAGGCAGCCGCATCGTCACCTTTACGGGGGCGGACGTGTAATGGGGGCTTTACGCTTCGCCGTATTCGCTTCCGGCCGAGGAACCAATTTCCAGGCGCTGGCGGATGCGGCGGGACAAGACCGGCTCGAGGGCGCAAGCCTCGAGCTTCTTGTTTGTGACAAGCCCGAATCGCCGGTGGCGGAGCGGGCGAAGCGGGCCGGCATCGACACGCTCCTGTTCCGGCCGAAGGAATACCCGACGCGCGAGGCGTACGAGCGGGAAATTTACGCGGAGCTGCAGCGCCGCGGCATCGGGCTGATCGTGCTTGCCGGCTATATGCGGATCATTACGCCGGTGCTCGTCGAGCCGTATTACGGGCGTATGATCAACGTTCATCCTTCTCTGCTGCCCGCATTTCCGGGCGTGAGC
This genomic window from Paenibacillus humicola contains:
- the purF gene encoding amidophosphoribosyltransferase, which encodes MSVEVKQLPKLWTGSHYNEGIGRDDIFDKLREECGVFGVWGIPDAAQLAYYGLHALQHRGEESSGICTVDLDKGGRFTYHRGMGLVKEVFDKHRLDALEGNMAIGHVRYSTAGESRLANAQPLVFKYRSGDLAVATNGNIVNAPAIREELEELGSIFQTTSDTEVIAHLIARSGKDFVTAAKEALQRIIGGFAFLIMTNDMLLVASDAHGLRPLVMGKLGKGFVFASETCALETVGAEYVRDVQPGELLVLDRDGLREDRFADNAQRATCAMEYIYFARPDSDINGINLHSSRKRMGQQLAIESFVDADIVTGVPDSSISAAIGYAEQTGIPYELGLIKNKYTGRTFIQPSQELREKGVKMKLSAVRKVVEGKRVVMIDDSIVRGTTSLRIVNMLREAGATEVHVRISSPPFANPCYYGIDTPDRKQLIASQKTVEEIRRAINADSLYFLSEEGLVEAIGGNDGLKNRGLCMACFNNDYPTEVDESSDKSCSC
- the purM gene encoding phosphoribosylformylglycinamidine cyclo-ligase, with product MAEAYKQAGVDIAAGNEAVERMKKHVRKTFRPEVLTELGGFGALFGLNKDKYEEPVLVSGTDGVGTKLKVAFAMDKHDTIGIDAVAMCVNDIVVQGAEPLFFLDYLACGKVVPERIEAIVKGISDGCVQSGCALIGGETAEMPGMYQGDEYDIAGFAVGIVDRKKIIDGKSIAPGDAIIGLASSGIHSNGFSLVRRLLLEQSGYSLDQAVPELEGRKLGEVILEPTRIYVQSALELTRRVQVKGMAHITGGGFIENIPRVLPEGVNAHIDYGSWPIQPIFKLMQAKGAITNRDMFTTFNMGIGMVVVVPAEQAEEALRAAREFGEDAYRIGTVTEGSRIVTFTGADV
- the purN gene encoding phosphoribosylglycinamide formyltransferase, which codes for MGALRFAVFASGRGTNFQALADAAGQDRLEGASLELLVCDKPESPVAERAKRAGIDTLLFRPKEYPTREAYEREIYAELQRRGIGLIVLAGYMRIITPVLVEPYYGRMINVHPSLLPAFPGVSGIRQALDYGVKLTGVTVHFVDGGLDSGPIIAQRAVEVLDGDTEAALAARIHAAEQELLPWVVQRIAAGAVRLDGRIVTITDAGTGADADAGAASGAGSGQSAT